A single genomic interval of Mycobacterium sp. DL592 harbors:
- a CDS encoding lysophospholipid acyltransferase family protein, whose amino-acid sequence MTNPTSPTRITEQPPRVRALRQALGSLSDAVGPTVDLLNPYVEGTENLPNDGRCLLVGNHTQGGMEVVLISHFVRRAIGTQVRPLAERGIGSIRGLFGDVAAAYGAVVGSPENALELMRQDQTILVFPGGGREIAKFKGEENTFNWRGRSGFARVAIAGDYPIVPVGLVGSDEMYHSLLSRDSRWGRLSLAASEKLTGRVDTAMPLIRGIGPTLIPRPQRMYLRFGAPVDTAKPAGVSDDDWVATVKQTTQTALETVLSDLLKIRADDPYRSLNPLAWRHAAHPASPE is encoded by the coding sequence ATGACCAACCCAACCAGTCCGACGCGAATCACCGAACAGCCGCCGCGCGTGCGAGCGCTCCGGCAGGCGCTCGGGTCACTCAGCGATGCCGTCGGCCCCACCGTCGATCTCCTCAATCCCTACGTCGAAGGCACTGAAAACCTGCCGAACGACGGTCGCTGCCTGCTGGTGGGCAATCACACCCAGGGCGGTATGGAGGTGGTTCTGATCTCGCATTTCGTCCGCCGCGCCATCGGAACCCAGGTACGCCCACTGGCCGAACGGGGCATAGGCAGTATCCGCGGGCTGTTCGGAGACGTGGCCGCCGCCTACGGCGCCGTCGTCGGCTCACCCGAGAACGCGCTGGAGTTGATGCGACAGGACCAGACCATCCTGGTGTTCCCGGGCGGCGGGCGTGAGATCGCCAAGTTCAAGGGCGAGGAGAACACCTTCAACTGGCGGGGGCGCTCCGGCTTCGCACGGGTGGCCATCGCCGGCGACTATCCCATCGTGCCCGTGGGTCTCGTCGGCAGCGACGAGATGTACCACAGCTTGCTTTCTCGCGACAGCAGATGGGGTCGGCTGAGTCTGGCAGCGAGCGAAAAGCTCACCGGCCGTGTGGATACGGCGATGCCGCTGATACGCGGGATCGGTCCCACCCTCATCCCCCGCCCGCAACGGATGTACCTACGCTTCGGCGCGCCCGTCGACACCGCCAAGCCGGCAGGCGTGTCCGACGACGACTGGGTTGCGACCGTCAAGCAGACGACGCAGACTGCGCTCGAGACGGTACTTTCCGATCTGCTGAAGATCCGCGCTGACGACCCTTATCGGTCGCTGAACCCGTTGGCCTGGCGTCACGCCGCACATCCAGCATCTCCGGAATAG
- a CDS encoding class I SAM-dependent methyltransferase: MTDTRRFPSAVASMPRGGTDAGWLDRRLQTDALEYTDRDDVPAELKQRVITGLDAIGARSGQHEQHARLALDVIGDIANPRILEIGAGHGRLSEQILELHPTATVTVSDVDPKSVSNIAAGPLGSHPRARTQVVDATAIDAEDGSYDLVVFALAFHHLPPDTARQAIAEATRVADRFLVIDLERGSPLQMILTSLVMAPAALALMPRPSVWPVMHDGFISGLRAYSRSAFVELGEAADPDMQTEFLPPPPGPRFIPPPVGVVYSRAGKRES, translated from the coding sequence ATGACCGACACGCGCAGATTCCCCTCGGCGGTGGCGTCGATGCCGCGGGGCGGCACCGACGCCGGCTGGCTTGATCGACGACTGCAGACCGACGCCCTGGAGTACACCGATCGCGATGACGTGCCAGCTGAGCTCAAACAGCGCGTCATCACGGGCCTGGATGCCATCGGCGCCCGCAGTGGTCAACACGAGCAACATGCCAGACTGGCGCTGGACGTGATCGGCGATATCGCCAACCCACGGATCCTTGAGATCGGCGCAGGTCACGGCAGGCTCTCCGAGCAGATCCTGGAGCTCCACCCCACCGCGACCGTCACCGTCAGCGATGTCGACCCGAAGTCGGTGAGCAACATCGCTGCCGGCCCCCTCGGCTCACATCCACGGGCACGAACCCAGGTCGTTGACGCCACCGCCATCGACGCCGAGGACGGCTCCTACGACCTGGTGGTGTTCGCACTTGCTTTCCACCACCTGCCGCCCGACACGGCCAGGCAGGCGATTGCCGAGGCCACCCGTGTCGCAGACCGCTTTCTGGTCATCGACCTGGAACGCGGCTCACCACTGCAGATGATCCTCACCTCACTGGTGATGGCGCCGGCGGCCCTGGCGCTCATGCCGCGCCCGTCGGTGTGGCCGGTCATGCACGACGGCTTCATCAGCGGACTGCGCGCGTACTCCCGTTCCGCGTTCGTCGAGCTCGGCGAGGCCGCCGATCCGGATATGCAGACCGAGTTCCTTCCACCACCGCCAGGCCCGCGCTTCATTCCCCCACCCGTGGGCGTCGTCTACTCACGAGCCGGAAAGCGCGAATCATGA
- a CDS encoding TetR/AcrR family transcriptional regulator — protein sequence MRTAIELRGEILAAARAEFAMYGLAGARIDRIASAASASKERLYAHFGDKESLFRLVVATDGAEFFTKVTLRSDAVPEFAGEIYDLAREHPEHLRMITWARLEGVWLDEPSSSGFDIPGREVRAIEVAQAAGHVDPRWEPMELLVILFGIGMAWAHGPLQDETQDDAVVAARRAAAVEAATRIVTPSGSGST from the coding sequence ATGAGAACTGCCATCGAGCTGCGCGGCGAGATCCTGGCGGCCGCCCGCGCCGAGTTCGCGATGTACGGGTTGGCCGGCGCCCGGATCGATCGAATCGCCAGCGCCGCAAGTGCCAGCAAGGAGCGTCTCTATGCGCATTTCGGAGACAAGGAGTCGTTGTTTCGTCTGGTGGTGGCCACCGATGGGGCCGAGTTCTTCACCAAGGTGACCTTGCGATCGGACGCGGTTCCCGAATTCGCGGGTGAGATCTACGACCTTGCCCGCGAGCACCCCGAGCATTTGCGCATGATCACCTGGGCCCGGTTGGAGGGCGTATGGCTGGATGAGCCCAGTTCCAGCGGTTTCGACATTCCCGGACGTGAAGTGCGCGCAATCGAGGTCGCTCAGGCCGCTGGTCATGTGGATCCCCGTTGGGAGCCAATGGAATTGCTGGTCATCCTCTTCGGCATTGGCATGGCGTGGGCGCATGGGCCGCTGCAGGATGAAACACAGGACGACGCGGTCGTTGCGGCTCGCCGCGCTGCCGCCGTCGAGGCCGCCACCAGGATCGTCACACCCAGCGGCAGTGGGTCGACATAG
- a CDS encoding lysophospholipid acyltransferase family protein, which produces MPDKTEDSVGSSTAGGRIERLERWILELARRWEYVRPIYKPYVEGLENLPADGRFLLVGNHTAFASTEILLVPYEVYRQIGHKVRPLTDRHFGRMKGLQADVLEAAGAIIGTPDGTRELMRANEPILVFPGGAREISKGKDELYTLLWGDRAGFARLAVENNYPIVTAAVVGGDDVYKILTSRHGWWGRLNKAVAELTGARQDMTIQLMRGIGPTLVPRPQRLYARFSQPIETTMPDGASEEDWVAKVRDMAKSSLEADLADLQKIRSTDPFRHLAPWAWPSAVMPPAG; this is translated from the coding sequence GTGCCGGACAAGACCGAAGATTCAGTGGGCTCCTCAACGGCGGGCGGCCGAATCGAGCGGCTCGAGCGCTGGATACTCGAACTCGCCAGACGGTGGGAATATGTCCGGCCGATCTACAAGCCCTACGTGGAGGGGCTGGAGAACCTACCCGCCGACGGACGATTCCTGTTGGTGGGCAACCACACTGCCTTCGCATCGACAGAGATCCTGCTGGTTCCCTACGAGGTGTACCGACAGATCGGCCACAAGGTGCGCCCGCTGACGGACCGGCATTTCGGACGAATGAAGGGCCTGCAAGCCGATGTGCTCGAGGCCGCCGGCGCGATCATTGGCACGCCGGACGGGACTCGTGAGCTCATGCGCGCCAATGAGCCGATCCTGGTATTCCCCGGCGGCGCACGCGAAATCAGCAAGGGCAAGGACGAGCTGTACACCTTGTTGTGGGGTGACCGCGCGGGCTTCGCCCGGCTCGCCGTGGAAAACAACTACCCGATCGTCACTGCCGCGGTAGTCGGTGGTGACGACGTCTACAAGATCCTCACCTCCAGGCACGGATGGTGGGGCCGGCTGAACAAGGCGGTGGCCGAGCTGACCGGCGCACGCCAGGATATGACCATCCAGTTGATGCGCGGAATCGGACCGACGCTGGTGCCCCGGCCGCAGCGCCTCTACGCGCGGTTCTCTCAGCCCATCGAGACGACGATGCCCGACGGGGCCTCAGAGGAGGATTGGGTGGCCAAGGTCCGGGACATGGCCAAGTCGTCTCTGGAGGCGGATCTGGCTGATTTGCAGAAGATTCGGAGCACCGACCCGTTCCGGCACCTTGCCCCATGGGCCTGGCCGTCGGCGGTCATGCCACCGGCCGGGTAG
- a CDS encoding TetR/AcrR family transcriptional regulator gives MAGRDWLASRRAEVATDRILDAAGELFAEADVSAVGMNEIARAAGCSRATLYRYFENREALHTAYVHREAYRLYQQISELIDGIVDPRERLLAGLTTSMRLVRESPALSSWFATNDSPIGAEMAEQSEVIQALSSAFLLSLGPDDPDVVHRRARWLVRVLTSLLIFPGHDPADECAMLEDFVVPLVCPSETHADG, from the coding sequence ATGGCCGGCAGGGACTGGCTGGCCTCCCGTCGCGCCGAGGTCGCCACCGACCGCATTCTCGACGCTGCCGGCGAGCTGTTCGCCGAAGCCGACGTCTCGGCAGTCGGCATGAACGAGATCGCCCGCGCCGCAGGATGTTCCAGGGCGACGCTGTACCGGTACTTCGAGAACCGGGAGGCACTGCACACCGCCTACGTGCACCGCGAGGCCTACCGGCTCTACCAACAGATCAGCGAGCTGATCGACGGGATAGTCGACCCGCGAGAGCGGCTGCTGGCGGGCCTGACCACCTCGATGCGGCTGGTCCGTGAAAGTCCGGCCCTGTCTTCGTGGTTCGCCACCAACGACTCGCCCATCGGCGCGGAGATGGCCGAGCAATCCGAGGTCATCCAGGCGCTCAGTTCGGCGTTTCTGCTCTCGCTGGGGCCCGACGATCCCGACGTCGTCCATCGGCGTGCCCGCTGGCTGGTCCGGGTGCTCACCTCACTGCTGATCTTCCCCGGCCACGACCCCGCCGACGAGTGCGCCATGCTCGAGGATTTCGTCGTTCCGCTGGTGTGCCCCAGCGAAACCCACGCCGACGGCTGA
- a CDS encoding cytochrome P450, which produces MTAVVSHEADARFALATAQTWADPWPMYRALRDHDPVHHVAGHNPGQDYWVLSRHDDVWAAARDHQTFSSAQGLTVTYGELELIGLQDNPPMVMQDPPVHTEFRKLVSRGFTPRQVEAVEPAVRQFVVDRIERLRAAGSGDIVADLFKPLPSMVVAHYLGVPEEDRDQFDGWTEAIVAANAAGLDTLGSVGDAVGSMMGYFTELIDRRRRDPGDDTVSHLVAAGVGADGDIAGTLSVLAFTFTMVTGGNDTTTGLLGGAVQLLHQRPDQRRLLVEHPDLIADAVEEFLRLTSPVQGLARTLTRDVELHGRTIAAGRKVLLLYGSANRDERQYGDDAGELDVQRRPRNILTFSHGAHHCLGAAAARMQARVALTELLARCPDYQIDTDGVVWAGGSYVRRPLSVPFRAAP; this is translated from the coding sequence ATGACCGCTGTTGTGTCTCACGAGGCGGATGCGCGCTTCGCACTGGCCACCGCCCAGACCTGGGCCGACCCGTGGCCCATGTACCGCGCCCTGCGTGACCACGACCCGGTGCACCACGTCGCCGGCCACAACCCGGGCCAGGACTACTGGGTGCTCTCCCGCCACGACGACGTCTGGGCGGCGGCCCGCGACCACCAGACCTTCTCCTCGGCACAGGGCCTCACCGTCACCTACGGTGAACTGGAACTGATTGGACTGCAAGATAATCCGCCGATGGTGATGCAGGACCCCCCGGTGCACACCGAGTTCCGCAAGCTGGTGTCGCGCGGGTTCACCCCCCGGCAGGTAGAGGCCGTCGAACCCGCGGTGCGGCAGTTCGTCGTCGACCGCATCGAGCGGCTGCGCGCGGCGGGCAGCGGTGACATCGTCGCTGACTTGTTCAAACCGCTGCCGTCGATGGTCGTCGCGCACTACCTCGGCGTTCCCGAAGAGGATCGCGACCAGTTCGACGGCTGGACCGAGGCCATCGTGGCAGCCAACGCCGCCGGACTGGATACGCTCGGCTCGGTCGGCGACGCCGTCGGCTCGATGATGGGCTACTTCACCGAGCTGATCGACCGGCGCAGGCGCGATCCCGGCGACGACACGGTCTCGCATCTGGTGGCCGCCGGCGTGGGCGCCGACGGCGACATCGCCGGCACCCTGTCGGTGCTGGCCTTCACTTTCACGATGGTCACCGGCGGCAACGACACCACCACCGGGCTGCTCGGCGGCGCCGTTCAGCTCCTGCACCAACGGCCCGACCAGCGCCGGCTGCTCGTCGAGCACCCCGACCTCATCGCCGACGCCGTCGAGGAGTTCCTGCGACTGACCTCCCCGGTGCAGGGCCTGGCCCGCACGCTCACCCGCGACGTCGAACTGCACGGCAGGACCATCGCCGCCGGCCGCAAGGTGCTGCTGCTGTACGGCTCGGCCAACCGCGACGAGCGCCAATACGGCGACGACGCAGGCGAACTCGACGTGCAACGCCGGCCGCGCAACATCCTGACGTTCAGCCACGGCGCTCACCATTGCCTGGGTGCGGCGGCCGCGCGCATGCAGGCCCGTGTGGCCCTGACCGAACTGCTGGCCCGCTGCCCGGACTACCAGATCGACACCGACGGCGTGGTGTGGGCCGGCGGCAGCTACGTGCGCCGCCCGCTGTCGGTCCCGTTCCGGGCGGCCCCCTGA
- a CDS encoding FAD-binding oxidoreductase gives MASPLADLAAELPDGVVVTDPDILASYRHDRAADPSAGTPLAVVRPTRTEEVQTVLRWASAHRIAVVPRGAGTGLSGGATALDGGIVLSTEKMRDITVDPITRTAVVQPGLLNGEVKKAVAEHGLWYPPDPSSYEICSIGGNIATNAGGLCCVKYGVTTDYVLGMQVVLADGTAVRLGGPRLKDVAGLSLTKLFVGSEGTLGVVTEVTLRLLPPQHPACTVVATFDSVEAAADAVVTITGKIRPSMLEFMDSVAINAVEDKLRMGLDRTAAAMMVAASDDRGPAGAEDAEYMARVFTEAGATECFSTSDPAEGEAFVAARRFAIPAVEAKGPLLLEDVGVPLPALAELVSGVAKIAADRDLTISVIAHAGDGNTHPLIVYNPSDAAMTQRAHLAFGEIMDLAVSLGGTITGEHGVGRLKKPWLAGQLGPEAMELNRRIKAALDPQNILNPGAVV, from the coding sequence ATGGCTAGCCCACTGGCGGATCTGGCCGCCGAACTCCCCGACGGCGTGGTCGTCACCGACCCCGACATCCTGGCCTCCTACCGCCACGACCGCGCCGCGGACCCGTCCGCCGGGACGCCGCTGGCCGTGGTGCGCCCTACTCGCACCGAGGAAGTGCAGACGGTGCTGCGCTGGGCCAGCGCCCACCGGATCGCCGTGGTGCCGCGTGGGGCAGGCACCGGACTCTCCGGTGGCGCCACCGCGCTCGACGGCGGCATCGTGCTGTCGACGGAGAAGATGCGCGACATCACCGTCGACCCGATCACCCGTACGGCGGTGGTGCAGCCCGGCCTGCTCAACGGCGAGGTGAAGAAGGCCGTCGCCGAGCACGGGCTGTGGTACCCGCCGGACCCGTCGTCGTATGAGATCTGCAGCATCGGCGGCAACATCGCCACCAACGCTGGCGGCCTGTGCTGCGTAAAGTACGGCGTCACAACCGATTACGTGCTGGGCATGCAGGTGGTGCTGGCCGACGGCACCGCCGTGCGCCTGGGCGGCCCGAGACTCAAGGACGTCGCGGGGCTGTCGCTGACCAAGTTGTTCGTCGGCAGCGAGGGCACTTTGGGTGTGGTCACCGAGGTCACCTTGCGGCTGCTGCCCCCGCAGCACCCGGCGTGCACCGTGGTGGCGACGTTCGACTCGGTGGAGGCCGCCGCCGACGCCGTCGTGACGATCACCGGCAAAATCAGGCCCTCGATGCTGGAGTTCATGGACTCGGTGGCCATCAACGCTGTCGAGGACAAACTGCGCATGGGCTTGGACCGCACGGCCGCGGCGATGATGGTGGCCGCCTCCGACGACCGCGGCCCCGCCGGCGCCGAGGACGCCGAGTACATGGCCCGGGTGTTCACCGAAGCCGGTGCCACCGAATGCTTTTCGACGTCCGACCCGGCCGAGGGTGAGGCGTTCGTTGCCGCCCGCCGCTTCGCCATTCCCGCGGTGGAGGCCAAGGGGCCGCTGCTGCTCGAGGATGTCGGCGTACCGTTGCCCGCACTGGCCGAACTGGTCAGCGGGGTGGCCAAGATCGCGGCCGATCGTGACCTGACGATCTCGGTGATCGCCCATGCCGGTGACGGCAACACCCACCCGCTGATCGTCTACAACCCCAGCGACGCGGCGATGACCCAGCGTGCACACCTCGCCTTCGGCGAGATCATGGACCTCGCGGTGTCACTGGGCGGCACCATCACCGGTGAGCACGGGGTGGGGCGGCTGAAAAAGCCTTGGCTGGCAGGACAACTCGGCCCCGAGGCGATGGAGCTGAACCGCCGGATCAAGGCCGCCCTGGACCCGCAGAACATCCTGAACCCGGGTGCGGTGGTCTAA
- a CDS encoding MFS transporter, whose translation MSTKRIPALLILSSAFLAAGANGISMVAFPWLVLQRTGSAVDASIVAGAATLPLLVATLIAGTAVDFLGRRRVAMLSDALSAASVAAIPVLAMTLGIGSLTTVVLAGLAALGSLFDPAGMTARQSMLPEAAERAGWTLDHTNSVYEAVFNLAYITGPGVGGLLIATLGGVDTMWVTAAAFGLSILAMAVLRLEGAGRPAREKRPDGVVSGMVEGLKFVWHNRVLRTLGLIDLAVTGMYLPMESVLFPKYFTDRNEPAQLGWVLMALSIGGLIGALSWTVLSRVASKRTTVLIAVLTFGVAVLVIAFLPPLPVILSFAALTGLVYGPIGPIYNSVMQTRTPPNMRGRVVGVMTSMAYAAGPLGFMLAGPLVDAFGLKVTFLVLAVPILLIGLTCPWVPALRELDAKPDEPRMA comes from the coding sequence GTGAGCACCAAGCGCATCCCCGCGCTTCTGATCCTGTCCTCGGCCTTTCTGGCCGCAGGCGCCAACGGCATCTCGATGGTGGCGTTCCCGTGGCTGGTGCTGCAGCGAACCGGCAGCGCGGTCGACGCCTCGATCGTCGCCGGGGCCGCGACCCTGCCGCTGCTGGTCGCCACCCTGATCGCCGGGACCGCCGTCGACTTCCTGGGCCGGCGCCGGGTCGCGATGCTCTCCGATGCCCTTTCGGCGGCGTCGGTCGCCGCCATCCCGGTGCTGGCGATGACGCTGGGGATCGGGTCGCTGACCACGGTCGTGCTCGCCGGGCTGGCCGCGCTGGGCTCACTTTTCGACCCGGCCGGAATGACGGCGCGGCAGTCGATGCTGCCCGAGGCCGCCGAGCGCGCCGGGTGGACGCTGGACCACACCAACAGCGTCTACGAGGCGGTGTTCAACCTGGCCTATATCACCGGACCGGGTGTCGGCGGTCTGCTGATCGCCACCCTGGGCGGGGTCGACACGATGTGGGTCACCGCCGCGGCGTTCGGGTTGTCGATCCTGGCGATGGCCGTGCTTCGCCTCGAGGGAGCGGGCCGGCCCGCCCGCGAGAAGCGGCCCGACGGGGTGGTGTCCGGCATGGTCGAAGGGCTGAAGTTCGTGTGGCACAACCGGGTGCTGCGCACCCTGGGCCTCATCGACCTGGCCGTCACCGGGATGTACCTGCCGATGGAAAGCGTGCTGTTCCCCAAGTACTTCACCGACCGCAACGAGCCGGCGCAGCTGGGCTGGGTGCTGATGGCGCTGTCCATCGGCGGTCTGATCGGCGCGCTGAGTTGGACGGTGCTGTCCCGGGTGGCCAGCAAGCGCACCACAGTCCTGATCGCGGTGCTGACGTTCGGGGTGGCGGTCCTGGTGATCGCGTTCCTGCCGCCGCTGCCGGTGATCCTGTCCTTCGCGGCGCTGACCGGTCTGGTGTACGGGCCGATCGGGCCGATCTACAACTCGGTGATGCAGACGCGGACACCGCCGAACATGCGCGGGCGGGTGGTCGGGGTGATGACGTCGATGGCCTATGCGGCCGGGCCGCTGGGCTTCATGCTCGCGGGCCCACTGGTCGACGCATTCGGCCTCAAGGTCACGTTCCTGGTGCTGGCGGTGCCGATCCTCCTGATCGGACTGACCTGCCCGTGGGTGCCTGCGCTGCGCGAACTCGACGCCAAGCCGGACGAACCTAGGATGGCCTGA
- a CDS encoding uracil-DNA glycosylase, with the protein MTAHAHPRTGVPFESPVPPGSGWPGDPAVPETPVATTPRRVAALAAKVGDVGELDALVSVCRACPRLVAWREEVAVTKRRSFALEPYWGRPITGWGSTTPRIVVLGLAPAAHGGNRTGRVFTGDRSGDQLFAALHRAELVNSPISVDAADGLGTKDIRVLAAVRCAPPGNAPSPQERTTCQPWLDAEWRLVAPSVRVVVALGGFAWQAALRLLADDLPGAAKPKFGHGAVAELSSGLQLIGCYHPSQQNMFTGRLTPAMLDDVLTDARHRAGLAGGEAPRQPRC; encoded by the coding sequence GTGACCGCGCACGCTCATCCCCGAACCGGAGTGCCGTTCGAGTCCCCCGTTCCGCCCGGGTCGGGCTGGCCCGGGGACCCGGCGGTCCCCGAGACGCCGGTCGCGACGACTCCTCGTCGGGTGGCCGCCCTGGCCGCGAAGGTGGGTGACGTCGGCGAGCTCGACGCGCTGGTCAGCGTGTGCCGGGCCTGCCCGCGCCTGGTGGCCTGGCGCGAGGAGGTGGCGGTGACGAAGCGCCGCTCCTTCGCCCTCGAGCCGTACTGGGGTCGGCCGATCACCGGCTGGGGGTCGACGACGCCGCGGATCGTGGTGCTGGGCCTGGCGCCGGCGGCCCATGGCGGCAACCGCACCGGCCGGGTGTTCACCGGCGACCGCTCGGGCGATCAGCTGTTCGCCGCGTTGCACCGGGCGGAGCTGGTGAACTCGCCGATCAGTGTCGACGCCGCAGACGGCTTGGGCACCAAGGACATTCGTGTGCTGGCCGCGGTGCGCTGCGCGCCGCCGGGGAATGCGCCCAGCCCGCAGGAACGCACCACGTGCCAGCCGTGGCTGGACGCCGAGTGGCGACTGGTCGCGCCGTCGGTCCGTGTCGTGGTGGCTCTCGGTGGGTTCGCGTGGCAGGCGGCGCTGCGACTGCTGGCCGACGACCTGCCCGGCGCGGCCAAGCCGAAGTTCGGCCACGGCGCAGTTGCGGAGCTGTCGTCGGGCCTGCAGCTGATCGGGTGCTATCACCCCAGCCAGCAGAACATGTTCACCGGTCGGCTCACACCGGCGATGCTCGACGACGTGCTCACCGACGCCCGCCACAGAGCGGGTCTGGCCGGCGGGGAAGCACCTCGCCAACCGAGGTGTTGA
- a CDS encoding LLM class flavin-dependent oxidoreductase produces the protein MRLSVLDLVPVRTDQSTTDALAATVRLAQTADRLGFTRFWLAEHHNMPAVAATSPPVLIAYLAAQTTQLRLGSGGVMLPNHAPLAVAEQFALLEAAAPGRIDLGLGRAPGSDPVTSILLRGTRDDSDVENFPQYVDEVAALMSATGVRIPIRGQDYILKATPGAVSEPRLWLLGSSMYSARLAAAKGLPYVFAHHFSGAGTAEALGIYRSEFRPSAVAAEPVTFMTVNAVVAPTSAEAEALLLPNLQMMARLRTGQPLGPLDLVEDAAAVSMHPQAEAVIAAGRAKAVVGSPAEAADQIRAVAAEFDVDEVMVNPVASAHRGTDPGTAPDREATLELLAKELF, from the coding sequence ATGCGGCTTTCTGTTCTCGACCTTGTTCCCGTGCGCACCGATCAGAGCACCACCGATGCGCTGGCGGCCACGGTGCGGCTGGCGCAGACCGCCGACCGGCTCGGCTTCACCCGGTTCTGGCTGGCCGAGCATCACAACATGCCGGCGGTCGCGGCGACGAGCCCGCCGGTGCTGATCGCCTACCTGGCCGCGCAGACCACGCAGTTGCGGCTGGGCTCGGGCGGGGTGATGCTGCCCAACCACGCGCCGCTGGCAGTCGCCGAGCAGTTCGCGCTGCTGGAGGCCGCCGCGCCGGGCCGTATCGACTTGGGCCTTGGGCGGGCGCCGGGCAGTGACCCGGTGACCTCGATCCTGCTGCGCGGCACCCGCGACGATTCCGATGTCGAGAACTTCCCGCAGTATGTCGACGAGGTCGCCGCCCTGATGTCGGCGACGGGGGTCCGGATCCCGATCCGCGGCCAGGACTACATCCTCAAGGCCACCCCGGGTGCGGTCAGCGAGCCGAGGCTGTGGCTGCTCGGCTCGTCGATGTATTCGGCTCGGCTGGCGGCGGCCAAGGGGCTGCCGTATGTGTTCGCCCACCACTTTTCGGGTGCCGGCACCGCGGAGGCGCTGGGGATCTACCGCAGCGAGTTCCGGCCGTCGGCGGTCGCAGCCGAGCCGGTGACGTTCATGACGGTCAACGCGGTGGTCGCGCCGACGAGCGCGGAAGCCGAGGCGCTGCTGTTGCCGAACCTGCAGATGATGGCGCGGTTGCGCACCGGGCAGCCGCTGGGTCCACTCGATCTGGTCGAGGATGCTGCGGCGGTGTCGATGCACCCGCAGGCCGAGGCCGTCATCGCGGCCGGTCGCGCCAAGGCCGTCGTCGGCTCACCGGCCGAGGCGGCCGATCAAATACGTGCGGTGGCCGCGGAGTTCGATGTCGACGAGGTGATGGTCAACCCGGTCGCCTCGGCGCATCGCGGCACCGATCCGGGCACCGCGCCGGACCGCGAGGCGACGCTGGAGCTGCTCGCCAAGGAGCTGTTCTAA
- a CDS encoding nitroreductase family deazaflavin-dependent oxidoreductase: protein MTSAVDKFMLKFLKVHDGLYKRSGGWIGHRLPFAPLMLLLHTVGAKTGQPRSNSLAYYRDGGDYLIVASNGGAPKNPAWYHNLRAQPNVEINLGPRRVPVTAHVVLPEDPDYARLWKICDDDNGGRYSAYQKLTTRPIPVVRLTTS from the coding sequence ATGACCTCAGCGGTCGACAAGTTCATGCTGAAGTTCCTCAAGGTGCACGACGGCCTGTACAAGCGCAGCGGCGGGTGGATCGGCCACCGGTTGCCGTTCGCCCCGCTGATGCTGCTGCTGCACACCGTGGGCGCGAAAACCGGCCAGCCGCGGTCGAATTCGCTGGCCTACTACCGTGACGGCGGCGACTACCTGATCGTGGCCTCCAACGGCGGCGCACCGAAGAACCCGGCCTGGTATCACAACCTGCGGGCCCAGCCGAACGTGGAGATCAACCTCGGGCCGCGCCGGGTGCCCGTCACCGCGCACGTGGTGCTGCCGGAGGATCCGGACTATGCCCGGCTGTGGAAGATCTGCGACGACGACAACGGCGGGCGCTACAGCGCCTACCAAAAGCTGACGACGCGACCGATCCCGGTCGTGCGGCTCACAACGAGCTGA
- a CDS encoding HIT family protein has product MSCVFCEIVAGTAPAIRVYEDNDHLGFLDIRPFTRGHTLVVPKRHTVDLTDTPAETLAGLLAVGQRIAQATRVSGLGATGNNIAINDGKSAMQTVFHIHLHVIPRRDGDKLSFAKGMLLRRDPDRETTGRILREALELIP; this is encoded by the coding sequence ATGTCATGTGTGTTCTGCGAGATCGTCGCCGGCACCGCGCCGGCCATCCGCGTCTACGAGGACAACGACCATCTGGGCTTCCTGGACATCCGCCCGTTCACCCGCGGCCACACCCTGGTGGTGCCCAAACGGCACACCGTCGACCTGACCGACACCCCGGCCGAGACACTGGCCGGTCTGTTGGCGGTGGGCCAGCGCATCGCGCAGGCGACGCGGGTGTCGGGGCTGGGCGCCACCGGCAACAACATCGCCATCAACGACGGCAAGTCGGCGATGCAGACGGTGTTCCACATTCACCTGCACGTGATTCCGCGGCGCGACGGCGACAAGCTGTCCTTCGCCAAGGGCATGCTGCTGCGCCGCGACCCCGATCGCGAGACCACCGGCCGAATCCTGCGCGAAGCTCTGGAGTTGATCCCATGA